Proteins from a genomic interval of Ferrovibrio terrae:
- a CDS encoding UbiD family decarboxylase, translated as MPYASLRDFMALLEQSGRLVRVKEPVSTVLEMTEIQTRLLAEGGPAVLFEKPVRADGSPSDIPVLVNLFGTVDRVALGMDRKPEELKDVGETLAFLRQPEPPGGFREALGLLPLVKTVMAMTPKTVGSGAPVHEIVLQGDDIDLSRLPIQTCWPGEPSPLITWPLVVTQGPNRADKTDRFNLGIYRMQVLNRTQTLMRWLKHRGGAQQHQRWKQAGNREPFPAAVVIGADPGTILAAVTPVPDTLSEYQFAGLLRGKKVELVDCKTIPLKVPAEAEIVLEGHVSLEDYRDEGPYGDHTGYYNSVEQFPVFTVSAITMRRNPIYLSTFTGRPPDEPSVLGEALNDVFVPLIRQQFPEIVDFWLPPEGCSYRVAVVSMKKAYPGHAKRVMMGVWSYLRQFMYTKWIIVVDDDINARDWKDVIWAMSTRMDPARDITFVEHTPIDYLDFASPESGLGSKIGLDATNKWPPETKREWGEKIRMDEDVIRTVTEKWPRLGLPGSGKPIWK; from the coding sequence ATGCCTTACGCCTCATTGCGCGATTTCATGGCCCTGCTGGAGCAGAGCGGCCGGCTGGTGCGCGTCAAAGAGCCGGTCTCCACCGTGCTGGAAATGACCGAGATCCAGACCCGCCTGCTCGCCGAAGGCGGTCCGGCGGTGCTGTTCGAGAAGCCGGTCCGCGCCGATGGCAGCCCGAGCGACATTCCGGTGCTGGTGAACCTGTTCGGCACGGTCGACCGCGTGGCGCTCGGCATGGATCGCAAGCCGGAAGAACTGAAGGATGTCGGCGAGACGCTGGCCTTCCTGCGCCAGCCCGAACCGCCCGGCGGTTTCAGGGAAGCACTCGGCCTGCTGCCGCTGGTCAAGACCGTGATGGCGATGACGCCGAAAACGGTGGGCAGCGGCGCGCCGGTGCATGAGATCGTGCTGCAGGGCGACGACATCGACCTGAGCCGGCTGCCGATCCAGACCTGCTGGCCGGGCGAACCATCGCCGCTGATCACCTGGCCGCTGGTGGTGACGCAGGGCCCGAACAGGGCCGACAAGACCGATCGCTTCAATCTCGGCATCTACCGCATGCAGGTGCTGAACAGGACGCAGACCCTGATGCGCTGGCTGAAGCATCGCGGCGGCGCGCAGCAGCATCAGCGCTGGAAGCAGGCCGGCAATCGCGAGCCTTTCCCGGCCGCTGTGGTGATCGGCGCCGATCCGGGTACCATTCTCGCGGCCGTGACGCCGGTGCCGGACACATTGTCGGAATACCAGTTCGCCGGACTCCTTCGTGGGAAGAAAGTCGAACTGGTCGATTGCAAAACCATTCCACTCAAGGTGCCGGCCGAGGCCGAAATCGTGCTGGAAGGCCATGTGTCGCTGGAGGATTACCGCGACGAAGGCCCCTATGGCGACCATACCGGCTACTACAATTCGGTCGAGCAGTTCCCGGTCTTCACCGTCAGCGCCATCACCATGCGGCGCAATCCGATTTATCTCAGCACCTTCACCGGCCGTCCGCCGGATGAGCCCAGCGTGCTGGGCGAGGCGCTGAACGATGTGTTCGTGCCGCTGATCCGCCAACAGTTCCCCGAGATCGTCGACTTCTGGCTGCCGCCGGAAGGCTGTTCGTATCGTGTCGCCGTGGTCAGCATGAAGAAGGCTTATCCCGGCCATGCCAAACGCGTGATGATGGGCGTGTGGTCTTACCTGCGGCAATTCATGTACACCAAGTGGATCATCGTGGTGGACGACGACATCAATGCGCGCGACTGGAAGGACGTGATCTGGGCCATGTCGACCCGCATGGACCCGGCGCGCGACATCACCTTCGTCGAACACACGCCGATCGACTATCTCGATTTCGCCTCGCCGGAATCCGGCCTGGGCAGCAAGATCGGCCTCGATGCCACCAACAAATGGCCGCCGGAAACGAAAAGGGAGTGGGGCGAGAAAATCCGCATGGACGAGGACGTGATCCGCACCGTGACCGAGAAATGGCCCCGGCTCGGCCTGCCGGGCAGCGGCAAGCCGATCTGGAAATAG
- a CDS encoding DMT family transporter: protein MDSQASSSPRDLRIAQILLFVTPAMFTTNMVMARATAGLIPPVALAELRWLGVVLVLLPFCGRELWRSRAALRREWRHLVVLGFLGMGICGAAVYYGAVTTTATNIGLIYATSPVMIILLSRLLFAESFSFRQGLGTALALAGVLAIILRGDLTTILHLTFTPGDLIILGAAISWALYSVLLKHWRSSLSVTARLSAIAFAGVVVMLPVQAYELAVIGPPAFDARTIAAVATLILVPGVGAYATFGYMTKHLGPNRTGLMLYLAPVYTALMAWLLLGEAFAIYHWLGAALVLPGLYFATHKPDRT, encoded by the coding sequence ATGGACTCCCAAGCTTCGTCATCGCCACGCGACCTGCGCATCGCCCAGATCCTGCTGTTCGTCACCCCCGCTATGTTCACCACCAACATGGTGATGGCACGGGCCACGGCCGGCCTGATCCCGCCGGTGGCACTGGCCGAACTGCGCTGGCTTGGCGTGGTGCTGGTGCTGCTGCCTTTCTGCGGCCGCGAGTTGTGGCGCAGCCGTGCCGCCCTGCGTCGGGAATGGCGGCATCTGGTGGTGCTCGGCTTCCTCGGCATGGGCATCTGCGGCGCGGCGGTCTATTACGGCGCCGTCACGACCACAGCCACCAATATCGGGCTGATCTATGCCACCTCGCCGGTGATGATCATCCTGCTCAGCCGCCTGCTGTTTGCCGAAAGTTTTTCCTTCCGCCAGGGGCTGGGCACCGCATTGGCGCTCGCCGGGGTGCTGGCCATCATCCTGCGCGGTGACCTGACCACCATTCTGCATCTGACATTCACACCGGGCGATCTGATCATTCTCGGCGCCGCGATTTCATGGGCGCTGTACAGCGTGCTGCTGAAGCACTGGCGCAGCAGTCTGAGCGTCACCGCCCGGCTGTCGGCCATCGCCTTTGCCGGCGTCGTGGTCATGCTGCCGGTCCAGGCTTATGAACTCGCCGTGATCGGGCCGCCGGCGTTTGATGCGCGCACCATCGCCGCCGTCGCCACCCTGATCCTGGTGCCGGGCGTCGGCGCCTATGCCACCTTTGGCTACATGACCAAGCATCTGGGCCCGAACCGCACCGGCCTGATGCTGTATCTGGCGCCGGTTTACACCGCCCTGATGGCCTGGCTGCTTCTCGGCGAGGCATTTGCAATCTACCATTGGCTCGGCGCGGCGCTGGTGCTGCCGGGCCTCTATTTCGCCACGCATAAACCGGACCGGACCTGA
- the ubiA gene encoding 4-hydroxybenzoate octaprenyltransferase, whose amino-acid sequence MTKPGDDVTDQAPADAVANHWVERWLPAGWRPYARLSRLDRPIGTWLLLLPGWWAIALARPLEAELDVWLIVLFGIGALVMRGAGCTFNDIVDRDFDGQVERTRLRPIPSGQVSVTQAWIWLVMQALVGFAILIQMNALAIWLGVASLGLVAIYPFMKRYTWWPQFFLGLAFNWGAVLGYAAVSGRLDWITLILYVSGIIWTLGYDTIYALQDKEDDALIGVKSTARLFGSHARLWIAGFYDLTLIGLALVGWLAGLGWPYWVGLGLAAAHFLWQVLTLRLDDSADCLTKFRANRDTGLILFAAFLLG is encoded by the coding sequence ATGACAAAGCCCGGGGATGATGTCACGGATCAGGCTCCCGCCGACGCAGTGGCCAATCACTGGGTCGAACGCTGGCTGCCGGCCGGCTGGCGACCCTATGCCCGGCTGTCCCGGCTGGACCGCCCGATCGGCACCTGGCTGCTGCTGCTGCCCGGCTGGTGGGCCATCGCATTGGCTCGCCCGCTGGAAGCCGAACTGGATGTCTGGCTCATCGTCCTGTTCGGCATCGGCGCCCTGGTGATGCGCGGTGCCGGCTGCACCTTCAACGACATTGTCGATCGCGATTTCGACGGCCAGGTCGAACGCACCAGGCTGCGCCCGATCCCCTCGGGCCAGGTGAGTGTGACGCAGGCCTGGATCTGGCTGGTGATGCAGGCACTGGTCGGCTTTGCCATCCTGATCCAGATGAACGCGCTGGCGATCTGGCTGGGCGTCGCCTCGCTGGGGCTGGTTGCCATCTATCCCTTCATGAAGCGCTATACCTGGTGGCCGCAGTTCTTCCTCGGGCTGGCCTTCAACTGGGGCGCCGTGCTGGGCTATGCCGCCGTCAGCGGCCGGCTCGACTGGATCACGCTGATTCTCTATGTCTCCGGCATCATCTGGACGCTGGGCTACGACACCATCTATGCCCTGCAGGATAAGGAAGATGACGCCCTGATCGGGGTGAAATCCACCGCCCGGCTGTTTGGCAGCCATGCGCGACTGTGGATTGCCGGCTTTTACGACCTCACCCTGATCGGGCTTGCCCTGGTCGGCTGGCTGGCCGGGCTCGGCTGGCCCTATTGGGTCGGTCTTGGCCTGGCAGCCGCACATTTCCTCTGGCAGGTGCTGACACTGCGACTGGACGACAGCGCCGACTGCCTGACGAAATTCCGGGCAAATCGCGATACGGGCCTGATCCTCTTCGCTGCCTTCTTATTGGGCTAG
- a CDS encoding 16S rRNA (uracil(1498)-N(3))-methyltransferase, protein MLPDDQAHYLRHVLRLQPGEAVALFNGRDGEFRAVIAEAGKKGVRLDLAAQLRPQPASTADVWLCFAPIKQGRIEMIVEKATELDAGRLLPVITRRTQMQKVNAERLAAHAREAAEQCERLDVPEVAPAVTLEKLLQDWPQDRQLFLCAERSDAPSLLAAAKGRGPCALLVGPEGGFAPEELDRLAALSQVVTVSLGPRILRAETAAIAALAILQSVRQN, encoded by the coding sequence ATGTTGCCCGACGATCAGGCGCATTACCTGCGGCATGTGCTGCGTCTGCAGCCTGGCGAGGCCGTGGCACTGTTCAACGGCCGCGATGGCGAATTCCGTGCCGTCATCGCCGAGGCCGGCAAGAAAGGCGTGCGGCTCGATCTCGCGGCGCAACTGCGCCCGCAGCCGGCCTCCACTGCGGATGTCTGGCTCTGCTTCGCACCGATCAAGCAGGGCCGCATCGAGATGATTGTTGAAAAAGCCACCGAGCTTGACGCCGGCCGCCTGTTGCCCGTGATCACGCGGCGCACGCAGATGCAGAAGGTCAATGCCGAGCGGCTGGCGGCGCATGCCCGCGAAGCCGCCGAGCAATGCGAGCGGCTGGACGTGCCCGAGGTGGCGCCGGCAGTCACGCTGGAGAAACTGCTGCAGGACTGGCCGCAGGACCGCCAGCTGTTTCTCTGCGCCGAACGCAGCGACGCGCCATCACTGCTGGCCGCGGCGAAAGGCAGGGGGCCATGCGCCTTGCTGGTCGGCCCCGAAGGCGGTTTCGCGCCGGAGGAACTGGATCGTCTTGCGGCCCTGTCGCAGGTGGTGACGGTATCGCTCGGGCCGCGTATCCTGCGGGCGGAAACGGCGGCGATTGCCGCCTTGGCCATTTTACAATCCGTTCGGCAGAATTAG